The genomic DNA GATCTGGCGTGGGTGCACGATCTGGCCAATCCCCGCACCACCGCGAGCGCGACCATGCGGCATGTCCAGGTGTTCGTCGGCGTGCTGCTGCTGGTCATCGCGGCGGTGACGGCCATGCGGATGGTGACGCGCCGGCGCGCGCCGGACACGGACGCCTCACCCATCTCGAAACTGTTGCAGCGCGACCCCGACGCGCCGCCACGGGGCGGATTGCTGGGACGGGCGCAACGGGCCTGGGAGAGCGGGGCGCTGTGGGTCGCCGCGGTGATCGGCTTCTGGGCCGGCCCCAACCCGTCGCTGGTGCTGTTCGCCCTGACGACGATCCTGGCATCCGGCGCCGCCATCGGCACGCAGATCGGCGTCGCACTGGTTTTCATCGTGGTGAGCCTCGCCGTCGTGGAAGTGGTGCTGCTCTGCAACGTCGTCTCCCCGGTGAAAACCCAAGCGGCACTGCGGAAAGTGCACGACAGGGTCGGCGGCTACCGGCAGCAGATCGTGGTGGCGATCGT from Mycolicibacterium phocaicum includes the following:
- a CDS encoding GAP family protein, producing the protein MWGSVAVLALPIAFDPVRLGVNLLLISRPRPAQNLLVYWVGCVTASVMLLLLPLLALHFTDLAWVHDLANPRTTASATMRHVQVFVGVLLLVIAAVTAMRMVTRRRAPDTDASPISKLLQRDPDAPPRGGLLGRAQRAWESGALWVAAVIGFWAGPNPSLVLFALTTILASGAAIGTQIGVALVFIVVSLAVVEVVLLCNVVSPVKTQAALRKVHDRVGGYRQQIVVAIVTLVGLAFIAQGTGLLS